GAGAGCAAATTGAGGGTGTAAGGGAAGAGTAAAAAAGGCGATAAGGGAAGGAAAAGTAAAATAGTTCCTTCCCTTATTTCTGTTATCTTGAAAAGTTACTTTTGCTGTGTTACCATTTTAGTAGATAGTTTGATATTTTTTCTGAAGGATTTCCTTCAGACCTACCTTGGGGATTGGCTATATAAGTAGCCAAAAAACAAAAATCCTACCATTTTTTTCGTATAATTCAAGAAAGAAAGGAGGTATACATGTATTTAACTGCAACTAGTTTAAAGGATTATTTATTGTGTGGTTTTAAATTTAAACTGGCTCATGTTGACAAACTAAGAAAGAAAATTCCAAAAGCTATTCTTGCGTTTGGGACAACAATCCATGCTGCAGTTGCCAAGAGATTTATTGAAAATGTCTCTGCACCAGAGACTTTTAGGAAAATTTGGGTTGTGGAAGACAAAACTCAGTATGAGTATTCAAACGGAGACGATCACAAGACTTTACTTCAACAAGGAGAGCAGTTGCTTGTTGAATGGGAAGGACACGATGAAACAAAGAAACTGGAACCTATTTCAGTTGAACAATCTCGGTATGTAGAAATTGCAAATCAAGTACCTTTTTACTCAACAATTGATTTTGTTGGGAATGAAGGAAGGTTGTTGCTTGACTGGAAAACTGCAATTAGTAAGTATCCAGAACACAAAGCAAAACTTGATTTACAGTTAACCGCTTATGCTTATATCCTTGCAGAGCTTGAGAGAGTTCCTGAGGAAGTAGGTTTTGGAGTTCTCATTAAGAAAAAATTACCTGAAATCCAATATCTTTTTGCAAGCAGGACTGCAGAGGATTTAAAAAACTTTGAAAAGCTTGTTCTTAATGTATGGGAACAAGTTAAAGCTGAAAAATTTTTAAAAACACCAGGATTTCACTGCTCCTGGTGCGATTTTTTGCCAATTTGTCTTGGCGAACCTGATGCAGAAGAGCAATTCGTAGTTTACCCTGACAGATATCTTGAGTCAGATTAATCCCGCCTTATTTGTCAATTAATTAATTTAATCATTTTTTTTAAAAACACAGTATTTCCTGCCTTACAGGGGTATTGTGTCCATTAAATCATTATTAATCTTTAGGAGGTTTATTATGCCAATGTCAGCAAATATTTTTAATGTTGACCTTTTGGAAGATTTTGAAGCTAATGTCTTACTTGAACAGTTAAATGAAACTGAGGAGGCAGGAACAGCATTAAGAACTTGCCATGTTTGTGGGAGCCCAATTAATGATGTTGACAGTTATGAATGCCCATTTTGTGGAGTGATAATTAAAACTGCACCGAAAAGAAAAGAACGTGCAGAAAGAACTCTATTAAAAACTGTAGAAAGCGAAAACAAAAATGGAACTTATTCAATTTACAGACTCCAAGATGGAACATTTTATTGTAATTGTTTAAGCTTTTTACGACAGAGAGGAGTTAAAGAAGAAAGCTATGGTTTAACTTGCAAACATATTCGTAATGAGCTTCCTAATTTAGGCTTTAATCTTAATTCCGTTTCTGCTGAACCAGTGCCTGTGACTTCATGGCAA
The sequence above is drawn from the Methanofastidiosum sp. genome and encodes:
- a CDS encoding PD-(D/E)XK nuclease family protein; its protein translation is MYLTATSLKDYLLCGFKFKLAHVDKLRKKIPKAILAFGTTIHAAVAKRFIENVSAPETFRKIWVVEDKTQYEYSNGDDHKTLLQQGEQLLVEWEGHDETKKLEPISVEQSRYVEIANQVPFYSTIDFVGNEGRLLLDWKTAISKYPEHKAKLDLQLTAYAYILAELERVPEEVGFGVLIKKKLPEIQYLFASRTAEDLKNFEKLVLNVWEQVKAEKFLKTPGFHCSWCDFLPICLGEPDAEEQFVVYPDRYLESD